A window of Homo sapiens chromosome 6 genomic scaffold, GRCh38.p14 alternate locus group ALT_REF_LOCI_1 HSCHR6_MHC_APD_CTG1 genomic DNA:
AGCCCTCTTACATTTCCATTATTCTCTAGAGGTTAACtacatctgttttattttctcctattttgatAATATTAGCCACACATAGGGTTTCTAGTTTCTCAACacctattcttttctttattttagtttcttttctcctttgttccatcctttttttttcttttttcttttcttttcttttttttttttttttttttttgagacaaagtctcgttctgtcgcccaggctggagtggagtggctcgatctcggctcactgcaagctctgcctcccaggttcatgccattctcctgcctcagctttccaagtagctgggactacaggcacctgccaccatgcccggctaattttttgtatttttagtagagacagggtttcaccatgttagccaggatggtctctatctcctgacctcgtgatctgcctgcctcggcctcccaaagactgggattacaggcatgagccactgtgcctgacctcttccttccctttctccttccttctagccctccctccatctctttcttctctatttccaTTCAAACTATcgccttccctccttctttctccctttccttcccctccccttccttcttttcttcttttgctttttcctccattcctccttctttctctctcttcctccattttttcctttttattatgaaattttcctaatatataaaataactctaTGTGATTGGGCTGTAAGTAAGCATTTTCTGAATCTATATGTCAAAAATATAATGTCATGTATATGAGAAACAAGTAAACAACAGGAAGTTATTAACAGAGTCTGAATAAAAATGCCTGCTATAATTCTACAGCCAAGACAGTGGCTTTTAACTCAATTCCTTCAACACAGTGTTTTCAGAACACATCATCAACATCAAGTATTACACATTTATTGTAAAAGTTTAAGTAGCCACAATCACTTTGGAATTTGTATTATCATTATCTAGTATGGTTAAAGTCCATACAACGTATCATCCAACCAACCCATTCCTAATCATCCACTCTGGGGGGCTTTCTTGCCTATGTGCACAGGAGACATGCACACTAATATTTATGGCAAAAACTGGAATCAGCCACATATACATCAATAGGAAACTAGTGAAATTGTGGTATAACCATATGTAAGCCTTcagcagtaaaaatgaatgaatgacagtcTCCCACACCACAGATAACTCCTACACATAATGTGCATCATGGGAAAATAAAGGCAGTAGGAACTTGCTGTACAGGAAGCTTAAAAACCAGCAAAACAAACTGATATTTGTtttggggatatatatatatacacacatacatatatatatatgtattatatatatacttattgcACAAATCTTTGAAGAAATACAAAGGAATAAGTATCACAAGACTCAGCATGGAGTCTTCTGCTGAGATCAGctcggtcagggagaccctaacccagcagcgctagaggaattaaagacacacacacagaaatatagaggtgtgaagtgggaaatcaggggtctcacagccttcagagctgagccccaaacagagatttacccacatatttattacagtcattagcattgtttctataaatattaaattagttaaaatatcccttatgggaaacgaagggatgggccgaattaaaggaataggttgggctagttaactgcagcaggaacatgcccttaagacacagatcactcatgctattgtttgtggcttaagaatgcctttaagtggttttccaccctgggcgggccaggtgttccttgccctcattcctgtaaacccacaaccttccagcttgggtgctagggccattatgaacatgttatgGTGCTGCAgaaattttgtttatggccagtctCGGGGCCAGTTTATGACCAGATTTTGGGGGACTTGCTCCCAACGGTCTCCTTCTGGAGGATGACTGGGTAGCAGCCCAgggtagttttacagttttgtgttttacaccAGTGCTGGGCCCCCTGGTAGTTACTTGATTATAATTCCTTAAACAGagttttccaaattaaaatatacctgttttttatagaaatgaaaaagaaaagaatttcaaagtTCATTGCAAAGATTCTTAACAAGAACTACTTACATTGGAAGAAAACCACAGAGAATTGTAAGGAGCTATGTGACAGAGAGGACCAGGATGCCATGAAAACGGCCTTGGCTACATATAGGTCATTCGATCCTTGGCTCACTGGCATCTCTCTAGATTTTCAATAATACAATGTTCAATATGCTGTGCAAGGTAATTTCATCTTGCAAAGATTCGATGTTACATTTTACCACACATACAACTGAATTAAACTTTTACAGAATTGGAAATGCACATCActgatcaaaataaatgaaacatgaaaAGAGTAGGAAGGAATACCCAGTGATGGAATAGCAAATATGAATGGAAACAGAATAGgactgctaaaaagaaaaaaaattcagaagcacATAATAGCAGTGCTATTTAGAATCATAGTGGTGTCCAAATCACTTCTATCACATCTCATTCAATACCACAACAAAAGATGTTAAGTGTGTTATAGAATGCCCATCGGATAGCCAGTTTTTGAAAATAACTTGTCTCTCAATTCGAGCTAACCATTTCGGGCTACAGCATCAAGCCAAAATTATTGGCATCATGCTAAGCTAGATGTGTTAACTGAAGTATGAGATTctcatttttgtaaatgaaaagcAATCAGATTAGGCAATttttttctgcacagcaaaagaaactatcatcaatcagagtgaacagacatgctacagaatgggagaaaaattttgccatctgttcatctgacaaaagtctagtattcagaatccacaaagaacttaagcaaatttacatgaaaaaaaacttcattaaaaagtggacaaagaacatgaacagacacttctaaagaagacatacatgtggccaacaaaaatatgaaaaagaaagctcccatcactgatcattagagaaatgcaaatcaaaacgacaaatgagataccattttatgccagtcagaatggcaattattaaatagtcaagaaacaacagatgctggcaaggttgcagagaaataggaatgcttttacactgttggtggaaaagtaaatggttaatccattgtggaagacagtgacagtgtggcgattcctcaaagatttagaaccagaaataccatttgacccagcaatcccattgcagggtatatacccaaaggaatataaatcattctattataaagacatatgcatgtttacattcatggcagcactattcacaatagcaaagacatggaatcaacccaaatgcccatcaatgatggtctggataaagaaaatatggtacatatacaccatggaatattatgcagccataaaaaggaaggagatcaagtcctttgcagggatatggatgaaggtggaagccattatcctcagcaaactcacacaggaacagaaaaccaaacaccacatgttctcatataTAACTGGGaactgagcaatgagaacacatggacacagggagaggaacaacacacactggggcctgttgggggagggTGGTGATGGGAGGATCATTAgcaaaaatagctaatgcatgccagggttaatacctaggtgatgagttgacaggtgcagcaaaccaacatggcacacatttacctatgtaacaaacctgcacatcctacacatgtaccctggaacttaaaaaaaaattaaattaaaagacaagCTTAAAgagttaatgaaaaataattagataCAAGAAGACTTTGATTTTCAGAAACCTGAAACAATagttataattttgcttttaacaTATATTCAAATCCTTTGATACTGTTCCTTTCTAGAGGTGCAGCTTAATTCCCTCTCTTGAGTGTGGCTTGGACTTAATGAGGCACTTCTGAAATGGCCTggttctgtgttcccacccaaatctcatcttgagttgttatgcaaattgtaatccctacctattgggggagggacctcatgggagttgattggatcatggggacggtgcccccatgctgttctcctgatgctgagggaattctcatgagatctgatggttttataaggggcttttccctgcTTCATTGTgcatttctctctcctgtcaccacaTGAAGAAGGACGGGTTTGCTTccacttctgccatgactgtaagtttcctggggcagCCTCctcagtcatgcagaactgtgggtcaattaaacctctttcctttataaattacccagtctcaggcatttctttatagcagtgtgagaatggactaatacaacttctAACTTATAGAATAGTGCCAACATAACAGTTTGTGACTCTGGGTGTAGAACATAAAACTAACTGCGGCttccaccttctctctctctgaatcTGGGATCATGagctctgggggaagccagccgCTGTGCCATAAGCAGCCCTGCAGGAAGGTCCACATGACTGAGAACTGAGGCCTTCTGGGAACAGACAACAAGGAACCAGGCCTTTTCCAACAGCCATGTGACTGATCCATGTTTCTTGTGAATTCCCAGCCCCAGCGAAGCCCTCAGATGCTGCGGCCCCTGGCTGACAACTGGAGTGCAACCTTGTGAGAGGCCCTGAGCAGGAAGCACTCAGGGAAACCTCTCCTGGATTCCTGACGATTGGAAACTGTGGGAGATGAGAAACATTTGTTGTTTCGAGCTAAGTTTTAcgtaatttgttatgcaacagtaaataatatattttcacaaGAGAGGATGTATTATTACACATTAAATTGCATTTGCTCTAAAtgtgtcatcatcatcattattatttttgagacagggtcttgctctgtcacccaggctggaatgcagtggcatgatcaccatGCACTGCagtgtcgaactcctggggtcaagggactctctgacctcagcctcctgagtagctgcgactaccatcatgaactaccatgcctggctaattttctaattttttgtatagatggaggttttgcccaggctgatcttgaacttctggagtCAACAAATCTCCATTCCTCTGCCTTCCACAGTGCTaggatgacagacgtgagccaccacacctggcctaaattaaTTATAAGATATTAAACATGTaacttagttttaaaaagtaaggacAATTTCCATGGCTGAAGAGGATGTATTTTATGACCATTCACAATGATCACGTTACTTGAACTTCACTTTCCAACTGTGTCCCAATTAAACACAAAAGGAAGATCCAACCCTTGCTAGGCTGATTCTATGATGGCCTCAACAAGCAGCTCCTGGTCATTCACCTTCCTCCAGTTATTCAACCAACTCTAATGTAGGTGCTGCTGTGAAGGGATTTAGCAGATATAATTAAGGGTCTCAATTAGTTGACTTTATGCTGCGTTTATCCTGCTTGGACTGTCCTAATCAGGTGAGCCCTTGAAAGGACTGGGTTCTTCATGAGCATAGAGACTTACAGTGTGAAAGGGACTCAGCATGAGGGGTTTCCTCCACCATGGGCTTTGAAAAGGAAGGGgctatgggccgggcgcggtggctcacgcctgtaatcccgacactttgggaggccgaggcgggcggatcatgaggtcaggaggtcgagacaatcttggctaacaaggtgaaaccctgtctctactaagaaaaaaaaaaattagagcatagtggtgggcgcctgtagtcccagctacttgggactgagacaggagaatggtgtgaacccaggaggcggagcttgtagtgagcagagatcattgggccactgtaccccagcctgggctacagagccagactccgtctcaaaaaaaaaaaaaaaagaaaaaagaaaaattaaggggCTGTGTAGGAAAGAACGCTGGTGAGCACCGGGAATTGAGCCCCTCCCAGTTCTCTACATTGACAGCTAGCCAGGAACAGGGACCTCAGTCTTACAACTGCAAGAAACTGCATTCTGCCACCTCTGTATAAACCCGAAGGAGgattcaaaatgaaaacacagctttTGGAAGCCCAGAATGGAGATTCTATCCACATCTTGCCCAGATTTCTGACCAAGGAACTATAAGCagataaatgtgtgttgttttgccaggcgtggtagtgAGCGAATGAATTGATGAATTGATATACACACTAgttgcataaaataaaatctttctgaactttttcagtgttttacagtttataATTATCTGTGATGCAATTTAATACACTCATATTTCATTCATTAAGTCAACAAAAATTAACTTAGTCCCTACAATGAACGAGGTATCCCCTCATATGCTCAAGTGCCTGACACTCCAGAAGCTTCACAAGACCGAGGTGGAGACACTGGAGTGTTTTAAGTGGAGAAATGACACACTCCGACTCACAGGAGCAGGGCCACTGTGAAAAGAACAGTTACGTAGCAGGTCATGGGACAGTGCTAGTGTCACAATTCATGAGTGAGAGTGTGGTGGGAACTAAGGGGAGAGGAGGgcctgaaggatgagaaggatAGAGGGAAGGGCTGGAGAAGCAGGAGGTGAGGAAaaggagcagaggaaagaatttgaAAGCAGCAGAATTCTTAGGTTTAAAGACATTGTTTTATGGATTTTAATACATCCATCTACAGAGCCTAGCAGGGTGTTCTTGGCAGTTGGCCTTTAATACCTCATGTGGGTCTgcctaaaaactattttttatgttaatcaggtttaaaaattactaagtgttcctataaaatatacacaacactTAGAAGTGGATACTTCCTAAAAACAGGCAGTGCATGAGCACTAGTGAGGGGCATTGTGACTGCCTTGAACAGTTGCAACTTTGAGGTGAATAAAGCCTGTAATGGCTTCTGGTTGCAACATATAGGAACACAGTGGCTACTTTGTATTGAGGAGATGTCGTGGACTCACACAGAAACTCAGAGCTAAGGAATGATGGCAAATTTAAAGTAAGACAAGCAGGAGTCACAGATACATTGTCTGGGAAAGTGCAACTTAGTAGCTTTGTGAGTCCTGTTGTAATGCTTTTGGACACATTTATACATTAAGGGGCCAAAGTCACATTTTTTACCTATTAGATTCCTGATCATTCAGGGGTTACCAAGATTCTGCTACCCACTGTAGTTAATAAACAAAGAGCAAATTGGTCTCTATTCTGTCTCATGCACTCAGGCACAACTTTTccggattaaaaacaaaaacaacaacaaaaatctacaCCTCTATTCCCAGAGCAAGCTTACTCTCTGGCACCAAACTCCATGGGGTGATTTTTCTTCTAGAAGAGTCCAGGTGGACAGGTAAGGAGTGGGAGTCAGGGAGTCCAGTTCAGGGACAGAGATAATGGGATGAAAAGTGAAAGGAGAGGGACGGGGCCCATGCCGAGGGTTTCTCCCTTGTTTCTCAGACAGCTCCTGGGCCAAGACTCAGGGAGACATTGAGACAGAGCGCTTCGCACAGGAGCAGAGGGGTCAGGGCGAAGTCCCAGGGCCCCAGGCGTGGCTCTCAGGGTCTCAGGCCCCGAAGGCGGTGTATGGATTGGGGAGTCCCAGCCTTGGGGATTCCCCAACTCCGcagtttcttttctccctctcccaacCTACGTAGGGTCCTTCATCCTGGATACTCACGACGCGGACCCAGTTCTCACTCCCATTGGGTGTCGGGTTTCCAGAGAAGCCAATCAGTGTCGTCGCGGTCGCTGTTCTAAAGTCCGCACGCACCCACCGGGACTCAGATTCTCCCCAGACGCCGAGGATGGCCGTCATGGCGCCCCGAACCCTCCTCCTGCTACTCTCGGGGGCCCTGGCCCTGACCCAGACCTGGGCGGGTGAGTGCGGGGTCGGGAGGGAAACCGCCTCTGCGGGGAGAAGCAAGGGGCCCTCCTGGCGGGGGCGCAGGACCGGGGGAGCCGCGCCGGGAGGAGGGTCGGGCAGGTCTCAGCCACTGCTCGCCCCCAGGCTCCCACTCCATGAGGTATTTCTTCACATCCGTGTCCCGGCCCGGCCGCGGGGAGCCCCGCTTCATCGCCGTGGGCTACGTGGACGACACGCAGTTCGTGCGGTTCGACAGCGACGCCGCGAGCCAGAAGATGGAGCCGCGGGCGCCGTGGATAGAGCAGGAGGGGCCGGAGTATTGGGACCAGGAGACACGGAATATGAAGGCCCACTCACAGACTGACCGAGCGAACCTGGGGACCCTGCGCGGCTACTACAACCAGAGCGAGGACGGTGAGTGACCCCGGCCCGGGGCGCAGGTCACGACCCCTCATCCCCCACGGACGGGCCAGGTCGCCCACAGTCTCCGGGTCCGAGATCCACCCCGAAGCCGCGGGACTCCGAGACCCTTGTCCCGGGAGAGGCCCAGGCGCCTTTACCCGGTTTCATTTTCAGTTTAGGCCAAAAATCCCCCCGGGTTGgtcggggcggggcggggctcgGGGGACTGGGCTGACCGCGGGGTCGGGGCCAGGTTCTCACACCATCCAGATAATGTATGGCTGCGACGTGGGGCCGGACGGGCGCTTCCTCCGCGGGTACCGGCAGGACGCCTACGACGGCAAGGATTACATCGCCCTGAACGAGGACCTGCGCTCTTGGACCGCGGCGGACATGGCAGCTCAGATCACCAAGCGCAAGTGGGAGGCGGTCCATGCGGCGGAGCAGCGGAGAGTCTACCTGGAGGGCCGGTGCGTGGACGGGCTCCGCAGATACCTGGAGAACGGGAAGGAGACGCTGCAGCGCACGGGTACCAGGGGCCACGGGGCGCCTCCCTGATCGCCTATAGATCTCCCGGGCTGGCCTCCCACAAGGAGGGGAGACAATTGGGACCAACACTAGAATATCACCCTCCCTCTGGTCCTGAGGGAGAGGAATCCTCCTGGGTTTCCAGATCCTGTACCAGAGAGTGACTCTGAGGTTCCGCCCTGCTCTCTGACACAATTAAGGGATAAAATCTCTGAAGGAGTGACGGGAAGACGATCCCTCGAATACTGATGAGTGGTTCCCTTTGACACCGGCAGCAGCCTTGGGCCCGTGACTTTTCCTCTCAGGCCTTGTTCTCTGCTTCACACTCAATGTGTGTGGGGGTCTGAGTCCAGCACTTCTGAGTCTCTCAGCCTCCACTCAGGTCAGGACCAGAAGTCGCTGTTCCCTTCTCAGGGAATAGAAGATTATCCCAGGTGCctgtgtccaggctggtgtcTGGGTTCTGTGCTCTCTTCCCCATCCCGGGTGTCCTGTCCATTCTCAAGATGGCCACATGCGTGCTGGTGGAGTGTCCCATGACAGATGCAAAATGCCTGAATTTTCTGACTCTTCCCGTCAGACCCCCCCAAGACACATATGACCCACCACCCCATCTCTGACCATGAGGCCACCCTGAGGTGCTGGGCCCTGGGCTTCTACCCTGCGGAGATCACACTGACCTGGCAGCGGGATGGGGAGGACCAGACCCAGGACACGGAGCTCGTGGAGACCAGGCCTGCAGGGGATGGAACCTTCCAGAAGTGGGCGGCTGTGGTGGTGCCTTCTGGAGAGGAGCAGAGATACACCTGCCATGTGCAGCATGAGGGTCTGCCCAAGCCCCTCACCCTGAGATGGGGTAAGGAGGGAGATGGGGGTGTCATGTCTCTTAGGGAAAGCAGGAGCCTCTCTGGAGACCTTTAGCAGGGTCAGGGCCCCTCACCTTCCCCTCTTTTCCCAGAGCTGTCTTCCCAGCCCACCATCCCCATCGTGGGCATCATTGCTGGCCTGGTTCTCCTTGGAGCTGTGATCACTGGAGCTGTGGTCGCTGCCGTGATGTGGAGGAGGAAGAGCTCAGGTGGAGAAGGGGTGAAGGGTGGGGTCTGAGATTTCTTGTCTCACTGAGGGTTCCAAGCCCCAGCTAGAAATGTGCCCTGTCTCATTACTGGGAAGCACCTTCCACAATCATGGGCCGACCCAGCCTGGGCCCTGTGTGCCAGCACTTACTCTTTTGTAAAGCACCTGTTAAAATGAAGGACAGATTTATCACCTTGATTACGGCGGTGATGGGACCTGATCCCAGCAGTCACAAGTCACAGGGGAAGGTCCCTGAGGACAGACCTCAGGAGGGCTATTGGTCCAGGACCCACACCTGCTTTCTTCATGTTTCCTGATCCCGCCCTGGGTCTGCAGTCACACATTTCTGGAAACTTCTCTGGGGTCCAAGACTAGGAGGTTCCTCTAGGACCTTAAGGCCCTGGCTCCTTTCTGGTATCTCACAGGACATTTTCTTCCCACAGATAGAAAAGGAGGGAGTTACACTCAGGCTGCAAGTAAGTATGAAGGAGGCTGATGCCTGAGGTCCTTGGGATATTGTGTTTGGGAGCCCATGGGGGAGCTCACCCACCCCACAATTCCTCCTCTAGCCACATCTTCTGTGGGATCTGACCAGGTTCTGTTTTTGTTCTACCCCAGGCAGTGACAGTGCCCAGGGCTCTGATGTGTCTCTCACAGCTTGTAAAGGTGAGAGCTTGGAGGGCCTGATGTGTGTTGGGTGTTGGGTGGAACAGTGGACACAGCTGTGCTATGGGGTTTCTTTGCGTTGGATGTATTGAGCATGCGATGGGCTGTTTAAGGTGTGACCCCTCACTGTGATGGATATGAATTTGttcatgaatatttttttctatagtgtGAGACAGCTGCCTTGTGTGGGACTGAGAGGCAAGAGTTGTTCCTGCCCTTCCCTTTGTGACTTGAAGAACCCTGACTTTGTTTCTGCAAAGGCACCTGCATGTGTCTGTGTTCGTGTAGGCATAATGtgaggaggtggggagagcaCCCCACCCCCATGTCCACCATGACCCTCTTCCCACGCTGACCTGTGCTCCCTCTCCAATCATCTTTCCTGTTCCAGAGAGGTGGGGCTGAGgtgtctccatctctgtctcaaCTTCATGGTGCACTGAGCTGTAACTTCTTCCTTCCCTATTAAAATTAGAACCTGAGTATAAATTTACTTTCTCAAATTCTTGCCATGAGAGGTTGATGAGTTAATTAAAGGAGAAGATTCCTAAAATTTGAGAGACAAAATTAATGGAACGCATGAGAACCTTCCAGAGTCCACGTGTTGCTTATGCTGATTTGTTGCAGGGGAGGAGAGTAGATGGGGCTGTGCCCAGTTTCTGTTCCGGCCACCATGGGCTTTATGTGGTCACAGCTCACCTGGGTCATCTTTGCTGCTCCATTGTCCTTGGCCCTTCAGTAGAACCTTGTCCCACCAAGACCTGTGATCACAGGGAGTTGGATGTCACCTAGGGTGGTCCCTGCATACAAATCTCCTTGTGGTATCAAGAGACAAATTTTCAGACCTGTCCAGGTCTTGCCTTCCTCCCAGGGCTTTTTCCTTAACGGTATTTTCGATTTTTCTCCAATCTTTTTAAAGGAACCAGATTGTGACATTTGCAGAGAGGAGGGGTCCCATAGTTTCTCATCATGGTTAACTTTCTGTTGGAACTCCTCTTCTGCCCTCCtactcttcttcctgctctgagTTGTAGTAATCCTAGTGCTGGCTCCAATCCAAACTCATAGATTTATAAAGCAGAGTCTAATTTAGATTCATATGTGGTTGGAAAATTGTACCCATAAGGCTAGGGTTATTGTTCCTGAAGAGAAATATATGGTTTTGTGCTGAAGTGTGCAGGAGGGTtggtgtgggaggagggaggacacACAAGCAGCCCTGGTGAGAAAAGCACTGGCGGCATGGATGTCCACGTGAACTTATGTTCTTTAGCTGCCACAAAACAGCATTTGCCCTGTGGCTACATTAATAAAGATATGGGCTTTAGAATAGGGAGGTGCTCTACAGTGATCATTCATTCAACTGACATTTGTTGTCTGCTAGGGATATGACTGCTTTTGCATTTAGAAAGCATCcttaaagtaaaaacagaaaaatgtctgGGGTTATGGTGCATACGTTCTAGatgcaagcttgtccaacccgcggctcgtgggctgcatgtggcccaggacaattTTGAATGTGAGGActtttttgcttatctgtggTGAACCTGAGTCCTGGAGTGAGTGCACCCACCTCCCTCAGGGTCAGGAGTGAATGCTTTAGGAACCCTCCTTTTCAGTGACCTACAAAAGATAGAGGGCACATTTACTGTGATAACCCAGAGTATCAGCCAAGGGGGCTTGACCTTCAAGGAGTCGTGGGGAAGGTTAATAAAGGGTGGTGTCCCAGGGTCAGAAAAGATGGGCAGACAGCAAGGGCACTGCTTGATATCTATGATAAGCATGTGGAATTGAGGAGCAAGCTTCAGATTCAGAATCCAGTGACTAAGGACATATCTATATCCCTAAGAGAAAGAACCTTGGGACACGATGATGGTTATATGCTGGGACAATTCCATCAGCCCTTCTGCAAAGGAGCCTATAGCCATTTAATCAGGAGATGGGATAAGTATTAACATTGGGTGTGAGCTGACATTGCTGCCCAGATTCCTACAGCACCATTATGTCCCCCATCACACTGGGGCTTACAGAAGCCAGGGAATAAACCTAGACACATTATGCCCCATGGTGGAATCACCAGTTCCATAAATCCTGTCCTGGTTATCTCCCCATTCTCTGAGTGCATAATTGGCCTTGATGCACTGGCAACTGGAGTCACCCCACACTGTGTCCCTAGTCTGGAGAGTAAGGGATCTCACTGTGCTGAAGCCCAAAGGGAAACATCCCTCATCCAAGCCAAACCAGAAGCAATATTGTGCCTCAGGGTGGGTCTTGTGGAGGGTACTGCAGGTATTATAGGGGTGGCACTGCCATTACAGACCTGAACGATGCGGGG
This region includes:
- the HLA-A gene encoding HLA class I histocompatibility antigen, A alpha chain isoform A*01:01:01:01 precursor (isoform A*01:01:01:01 precursor is encoded by transcript variant 2 (A*01:01:01:01)) → MAVMAPRTLLLLLSGALALTQTWAGSHSMRYFFTSVSRPGRGEPRFIAVGYVDDTQFVRFDSDAASQKMEPRAPWIEQEGPEYWDQETRNMKAHSQTDRANLGTLRGYYNQSEDGSHTIQIMYGCDVGPDGRFLRGYRQDAYDGKDYIALNEDLRSWTAADMAAQITKRKWEAVHAAEQRRVYLEGRCVDGLRRYLENGKETLQRTDPPKTHMTHHPISDHEATLRCWALGFYPAEITLTWQRDGEDQTQDTELVETRPAGDGTFQKWAAVVVPSGEEQRYTCHVQHEGLPKPLTLRWELSSQPTIPIVGIIAGLVLLGAVITGAVVAAVMWRRKSSDRKGGSYTQAASSDSAQGSDVSLTACKV